One part of the Cellvibrionales bacterium genome encodes these proteins:
- a CDS encoding SGNH/GDSL hydrolase family protein — protein MNGALGVTVLLFSYVAAEWAFPRVFTQIFPMGMATKFDEFDGVWPLLQSTKRGFYPQDYIAVAGDSYAMGMGDAMYEGWPNPRQPRFSSAPTLQDLTGRDVITFGQPGSGSIRGAISNPIGALHYLRKVVDKDFPAPRWVLLYFYEGNDLTENWMYYEKTFLPDHSAADYDNPLVFDQYIRDVALGRQHLYLAGEAATWKHHLFLYRFAYRVFSENFLGKKFYKKKYPNEFGLIYVPQSRWVPRVVPEPINHAMIKGENIPLPDNLQGPSMDLSQEQLQQAVGTFDKALAWSRAHFPDAQYAVVYIPSVLSVYQMAGDTVSAQNFFSDSETHFRVAAVQQRHAWIVEQIAQASQRQGVPFIDTTLDLRKAAQTQTLHGPRDWNHFSRRGYELLGESVARQLPALKNK, from the coding sequence GTGAATGGCGCGTTAGGCGTCACGGTGCTGTTGTTTAGCTATGTTGCCGCTGAGTGGGCTTTTCCGCGTGTGTTTACGCAGATATTTCCAATGGGTATGGCAACAAAATTTGATGAGTTCGATGGCGTTTGGCCCTTGCTGCAGAGTACCAAGCGCGGTTTTTATCCACAGGATTACATTGCAGTCGCAGGGGATTCTTATGCCATGGGTATGGGCGATGCGATGTACGAAGGCTGGCCTAATCCGCGTCAGCCGCGCTTTTCCAGCGCGCCGACCCTGCAAGATTTAACGGGGCGCGATGTCATCACCTTTGGTCAGCCTGGCTCCGGCAGTATTCGCGGTGCGATCAGCAACCCCATTGGCGCTCTGCACTATTTGCGTAAAGTGGTCGATAAAGATTTCCCAGCGCCGCGTTGGGTGTTGTTGTATTTCTATGAAGGAAACGATTTAACTGAAAACTGGATGTACTACGAAAAAACATTTCTGCCCGATCATTCAGCGGCGGATTACGATAATCCACTGGTTTTTGATCAGTATATTCGTGATGTGGCACTCGGCCGCCAGCATTTGTATCTTGCAGGCGAGGCTGCAACTTGGAAACATCACTTGTTTTTGTATCGGTTCGCCTATCGTGTTTTTTCTGAAAATTTCTTGGGGAAAAAGTTCTATAAGAAAAAATATCCCAATGAATTCGGGTTGATCTATGTGCCGCAATCGCGCTGGGTGCCGCGCGTTGTGCCGGAGCCGATCAACCACGCCATGATTAAAGGTGAAAACATACCTTTGCCGGATAACTTGCAAGGTCCATCGATGGATTTGTCACAGGAGCAACTGCAGCAGGCAGTCGGTACTTTTGATAAAGCCTTGGCGTGGAGTCGAGCCCATTTTCCTGATGCACAGTACGCCGTGGTTTATATTCCTTCCGTGCTTTCCGTGTATCAAATGGCAGGTGATACTGTCAGCGCGCAGAATTTTTTTAGCGACAGTGAAACGCACTTCCGTGTTGCTGCAGTGCAACAGCGCCATGCGTGGATCGTGGAGCAAATTGCACAGGCGAGCCAAAGACAAGGCGTGCCATTCATTGATACAACACTCGATTTGCGCAAGGCCGCGCAAACACAAACTTTACACGGCCCGCGCGATTGGAATCATTTTAGTCGCCGTGGTTATGAATTGTTGGGTGAGTCGGTTGCGCGACAATTGCCTGCACTGAAAAACAAATAA
- a CDS encoding integrase arm-type DNA-binding domain-containing protein, which produces MTARKPLTHSRQAEVAKPEAKPYKLNAGDGLFLIVMPNGSKRWRLRYFYLSKEKMLSLGLFPAVSLQEAREARDIARKQLAQGVDPSRDRADSKAAGLISRENNFKAIAEEWLARQTNDAASTRVKARWLLDFAIADFGNRPIREVTPSMVLSTCRKFEEQGKLETAKRIKVKCSQVFRYAVATERADSDPTRDLGGALKPAQTKHRAAITDPLQVGRLLKDIDQYSGTMVVKSALQVAPLVFVRPGELRSARWEDINFETAEWRYTPPKTRNQTQIDLIVPLSRQAIVILKQLHELTGRREHVFYSYGKEGHLSESAVLGALRRMGYSKDEMSGHGFRAMAKTVLLEVLRMPDQYIELQLGHKVRDPNGGAYNRVKYLEDRKTMMQVWADYLDTIKSEG; this is translated from the coding sequence ATGACAGCCCGGAAGCCACTTACACATAGTCGTCAGGCTGAGGTTGCTAAACCTGAGGCGAAACCCTACAAACTCAATGCCGGTGATGGTCTTTTTCTGATCGTCATGCCCAATGGCTCAAAGCGTTGGCGGTTACGCTATTTCTACTTGTCCAAAGAGAAAATGCTATCACTGGGACTGTTTCCCGCTGTTAGTCTTCAGGAGGCTAGGGAAGCGAGGGATATTGCAAGAAAGCAACTGGCACAGGGCGTTGACCCAAGTCGAGATCGTGCAGATTCAAAAGCTGCAGGTTTAATTTCGCGAGAAAACAACTTCAAAGCTATTGCTGAAGAGTGGTTGGCGCGCCAAACCAATGATGCGGCTAGCACCAGGGTCAAGGCGCGGTGGTTGCTAGATTTTGCTATTGCTGATTTTGGTAATCGTCCAATTCGAGAAGTGACTCCATCAATGGTTCTCTCCACTTGCCGCAAGTTTGAAGAGCAGGGGAAGCTGGAGACGGCAAAAAGAATCAAGGTGAAATGCAGTCAAGTCTTTCGTTATGCAGTGGCAACGGAGCGTGCTGATAGCGATCCAACTCGTGATCTAGGCGGTGCGCTAAAGCCCGCACAAACAAAACATCGTGCAGCAATTACAGATCCGTTACAGGTTGGCCGACTGCTGAAAGATATTGATCAGTATTCAGGAACAATGGTGGTTAAGTCTGCGTTGCAGGTGGCTCCGCTGGTTTTTGTCAGACCTGGTGAATTGCGTTCGGCACGCTGGGAAGATATTAACTTTGAGACAGCTGAGTGGCGTTATACGCCACCTAAAACGCGTAATCAGACACAAATTGATCTGATTGTTCCTTTGTCTCGACAAGCCATTGTCATTCTCAAGCAGCTGCATGAGTTAACAGGTAGGCGAGAACATGTTTTTTATAGCTACGGTAAGGAAGGGCATTTATCTGAAAGCGCTGTGTTGGGCGCATTGAGGAGAATGGGTTACAGCAAAGATGAAATGTCTGGTCATGGATTTCGGGCGATGGCAAAGACGGTATTACTCGAAGTGCTGCGCATGCCAGATCAATATATTGAATTGCAACTTGGGCATAAAGTGAGAGATCCCAATGGTGGCGCTTACAACCGCGTTAAATATCTTGAGGACAGGAAGACCATGATGCAGGTATGGGCAGATTACTTGGACACAATTAAGTCAGAGGGTTAG
- a CDS encoding type II toxin-antitoxin system MqsA family antitoxin, with amino-acid sequence MELKQEFNTQVNASIVDPRFITNVRKKLALDQREAAEIFGGGVNAFSRYENGKTRPPLALVKLLKVLDRHPELLNEIRTAL; translated from the coding sequence ATGGAATTGAAGCAGGAGTTCAATACACAAGTAAATGCATCTATCGTGGATCCAAGATTTATTACTAATGTGCGTAAAAAACTTGCATTGGATCAGCGTGAAGCAGCTGAAATTTTTGGTGGTGGCGTGAATGCATTCTCGCGTTATGAAAACGGTAAGACGCGCCCACCATTGGCGTTGGTCAAGTTACTCAAAGTGCTGGATCGTCATCCTGAACTGTTGAATGAAATTCGAACGGCTTTGTAG
- a CDS encoding DUF932 domain-containing protein, which produces MAHLVENMAYVGQTPWHGLGNALAPRQSLDVWAKQAGMDWDILDTPARFVTSKTNKQFGEILSFDDNKVLYRSDTHAPLSVVSNRYQVVQPREILEFYRDLTEVSGFELETAGVLKGGKKFWALAKTGQDFALKGKDITNGYILLATACDGTLATTAQFTSIRVVCNNTLAVALGDNRGCVKVPHSTKFDAQAVKQQLGISVSGWDQFMYRMKTLAERKVSTKEAENFFLRVFSEPSKATHKPVFAKTNERAMAKALELFDGCGRGADLASAKGTAYGLLNAVTEFVDHERRAHSADNRLDSAWFGAGAVIKQNALDLAYAMAA; this is translated from the coding sequence ATGGCACATCTCGTAGAAAACATGGCCTATGTCGGTCAAACGCCTTGGCATGGTTTAGGTAATGCTTTGGCTCCTCGTCAATCCTTGGATGTATGGGCAAAACAAGCCGGTATGGATTGGGATATTTTGGATACCCCCGCGCGTTTTGTAACCAGCAAAACCAATAAACAGTTTGGTGAAATCTTGTCGTTTGATGACAACAAAGTGTTGTATCGCTCAGATACACACGCACCGCTCTCTGTCGTGAGCAATCGTTACCAAGTGGTGCAACCGCGTGAGATTTTGGAGTTTTATCGCGATCTCACCGAAGTGTCTGGTTTTGAACTGGAAACAGCCGGTGTTTTAAAAGGCGGCAAGAAGTTTTGGGCGTTGGCTAAAACCGGTCAGGATTTTGCACTCAAAGGCAAAGATATTACCAATGGCTATATTTTGTTGGCGACCGCTTGCGATGGCACGCTGGCAACAACGGCGCAGTTCACCAGTATTCGCGTGGTGTGCAATAACACCTTGGCGGTGGCTTTGGGTGATAACCGTGGTTGCGTCAAAGTCCCACACAGCACAAAGTTTGATGCACAAGCGGTGAAGCAACAGTTGGGTATTTCGGTATCCGGTTGGGATCAATTCATGTACCGCATGAAAACTTTAGCTGAACGCAAAGTCAGCACCAAAGAAGCAGAAAACTTTTTCTTGCGCGTCTTCAGTGAACCCAGCAAAGCCACACACAAACCGGTGTTCGCCAAAACCAATGAACGCGCCATGGCTAAAGCACTGGAGTTGTTTGACGGGTGTGGGCGCGGTGCGGATTTGGCTTCAGCCAAAGGCACGGCTTACGGCTTGCTCAATGCCGTGACAGAGTTTGTTGATCACGAACGCCGCGCTCACAGTGCGGATAACCGCTTGGATTCTGCGTGGTTTGGCGCCGGTGCGGTGATTAAACAAAACGCGCTGGACTTGGCTTATGCCATGGCCGCGTGA
- a CDS encoding YqaJ viral recombinase family protein — MMQTQQVKRHRHGALQLVSTQAMPRETWLDVRKQGIGASDAAAAVGISPYQSPLELWLIKTGRDSGMPKPNPDDESSPMYWGNILEPIVAQHYTKRTGNKVRKVNAVLQHPDADKHWMLANLDYPVTHNSDVQILECKTAGEWGAKHWRDGVPEYVQCQVQHQLAVTGKQAADVCVLLCGQEIKIYRIERDEALIEKLIALERQFWHCVETDTPPPVDGSDSSGRALKYLYPNDSGDVLDLTEDSHLCQVFTDLLAARDTIAQAQQQEDLYKQTLQEKMGEASRIIFPAGEVSWKKNKTGSRRFLVRA; from the coding sequence ATGATGCAAACACAACAAGTAAAACGGCATCGACACGGTGCTTTGCAGTTAGTCTCCACACAAGCCATGCCGCGCGAAACATGGCTCGATGTACGCAAACAAGGCATTGGTGCCAGTGATGCCGCAGCAGCGGTGGGCATTAGCCCGTACCAATCGCCTTTAGAGCTGTGGCTGATCAAAACCGGTCGCGACAGCGGTATGCCAAAACCCAATCCCGATGATGAATCGTCACCGATGTATTGGGGCAATATCCTCGAACCGATTGTGGCGCAGCATTACACCAAACGCACCGGCAACAAAGTGCGCAAAGTGAATGCCGTGTTGCAACACCCCGATGCCGACAAACACTGGATGCTGGCGAATTTGGATTACCCCGTCACGCACAACAGCGATGTGCAGATTTTGGAATGCAAAACAGCGGGTGAGTGGGGAGCCAAACATTGGCGCGATGGTGTGCCCGAATATGTGCAGTGCCAAGTGCAACACCAACTGGCCGTGACAGGAAAACAAGCCGCCGATGTGTGCGTGTTGCTTTGCGGGCAGGAAATCAAAATTTATCGCATTGAACGCGATGAAGCCTTGATTGAAAAACTGATCGCACTGGAACGGCAATTTTGGCATTGCGTCGAAACGGATACACCGCCACCCGTGGATGGCTCTGATTCCTCCGGCAGAGCGCTCAAATACCTCTACCCGAACGACAGCGGTGATGTATTGGATCTCACGGAAGATTCACACCTGTGCCAAGTGTTTACTGATTTGTTAGCAGCACGCGACACTATTGCACAAGCCCAGCAGCAGGAAGATCTGTACAAGCAAACCCTGCAAGAAAAAATGGGCGAAGCAAGCCGGATTATTTTTCCGGCAGGTGAAGTGTCATGGAAGAAAAACAAAACCGGAAGTAGAAGGTTTTTGGTGCGTGCGTGA
- a CDS encoding protein kinase: MLNFDDLHIGSSIDLPEVATHISDGSTRFVVKGIFAGGMGICIHLSHVETKKEFALKGVRPEYVGEKATIDRFLDELAVWIAASPCDLIAEAVAVVRINELPCVLAKWMSNGDLSGWLPRLTKTKKIETLLRVVRGLSWAKRHLGVIHRDLKPSNILLDEKGLAYVADWGLARPIGQALQSVGNAIANTIDRPDRTQQGSFLGTVTYAAPEQIAGSATIDHRADIYALGCMMFEFETGSPPFLGTTVVDIAKQHLRDKPKKLGGLFNSTPLGLGRIIARCLEKDPKDRYQSYEQLELDLLPIAQKHGVALDLCKPGTRYKRSILGKGEKQQADMLVCVPNENRGKDGYMVVEMDDLLPFAKEAIDLIALGRYAEAEQILRPQVLPEILSKWIQWWGLPHDMAVNYGLCLCHLERAPEAEKLFLLLAMNNAKPSEFYVNYSMTLNLLNKNRQSADLCRDGIEHFPNDVDIQGNLTIALMQAAEHERALDSARKRLNIRRDVHSLDEAAWVALEYATAIRYIDLPRAMGFAKLAGDLIKEGLTLNPNYYTLRMREILLRRLIQDGEVVNTIAPTLWVSDLVPIDIRKRALIEMLEHWCDDGWGTDKGADGVLQFIKNHPQWLSEIRELQIIELRTIARYKLMKGRLDTGEQNIFSNIENLFLHKSSSGVFVDAILAAQLKDWLGDTKSALEILSDFLRDVPDDFNGIRAMATIQLHNKYFSEAMKYAKSLVKLAPWRAESYDCLAFVAEKAGDANYAKQAKIEGDRVFASEKQLYDEAKAYLDR, translated from the coding sequence ATGCTGAATTTTGATGATTTGCATATTGGCAGTTCCATCGATCTACCTGAGGTTGCGACTCATATATCGGATGGATCCACTAGATTTGTTGTGAAAGGCATCTTCGCTGGTGGCATGGGAATATGCATTCATCTTTCCCATGTAGAAACAAAAAAAGAGTTTGCACTCAAAGGCGTGCGACCAGAGTATGTTGGCGAGAAGGCGACAATAGACAGATTTCTCGATGAGTTAGCCGTTTGGATTGCCGCATCACCTTGCGATCTTATCGCTGAGGCCGTAGCTGTAGTTCGAATCAATGAGCTTCCATGCGTCTTAGCAAAATGGATGTCGAACGGTGATTTATCTGGCTGGCTTCCACGATTGACAAAGACCAAAAAAATAGAAACATTGTTGCGAGTCGTTCGCGGCCTCTCTTGGGCAAAAAGACACTTAGGAGTTATTCACCGCGACCTGAAACCATCGAACATTTTGCTCGATGAAAAGGGTTTGGCGTATGTTGCGGACTGGGGACTAGCTCGCCCGATTGGGCAAGCATTACAGAGTGTTGGTAATGCAATAGCCAATACAATTGACCGCCCAGATCGCACGCAGCAAGGAAGTTTTCTTGGCACCGTAACGTATGCAGCGCCTGAGCAAATCGCCGGATCAGCCACGATTGACCATCGTGCAGATATTTATGCCCTTGGTTGCATGATGTTTGAATTCGAAACTGGGTCACCGCCATTTCTTGGCACAACCGTGGTTGATATCGCCAAACAACATCTACGAGACAAACCCAAAAAGCTGGGAGGATTGTTTAACTCAACTCCGCTAGGGTTAGGGCGTATTATTGCTCGTTGCTTGGAAAAAGATCCAAAGGACAGATATCAGAGTTACGAGCAGCTTGAGCTTGATTTGCTACCGATAGCACAAAAGCATGGTGTTGCGCTTGACCTCTGCAAGCCAGGTACGCGATACAAACGCTCAATTCTTGGCAAGGGAGAAAAGCAGCAAGCGGACATGCTCGTGTGTGTTCCAAACGAAAATCGAGGTAAAGACGGTTACATGGTCGTAGAGATGGACGACTTGTTGCCATTTGCAAAAGAAGCGATTGATCTAATTGCATTAGGACGCTATGCCGAGGCAGAACAGATTCTTCGTCCTCAAGTCCTCCCAGAGATACTTAGCAAGTGGATACAGTGGTGGGGACTGCCGCACGATATGGCTGTGAATTATGGTCTTTGCCTTTGCCATTTAGAACGGGCTCCAGAAGCTGAAAAACTTTTCCTTTTGTTGGCAATGAACAATGCCAAGCCCTCCGAGTTTTATGTCAACTATTCAATGACACTCAACCTTCTTAATAAGAACCGTCAGTCTGCAGACTTGTGTAGAGACGGCATTGAACATTTTCCAAATGATGTAGATATCCAAGGAAATTTGACAATTGCGCTAATGCAGGCAGCCGAGCATGAGCGAGCACTCGACTCTGCGCGCAAGCGGTTAAACATTCGGCGCGATGTCCACTCACTTGATGAGGCAGCTTGGGTTGCGCTCGAATACGCCACAGCTATTCGTTACATCGACCTACCGCGCGCTATGGGTTTTGCCAAGTTGGCGGGCGACTTGATTAAAGAAGGACTTACTCTCAATCCAAACTACTACACACTGCGGATGAGAGAAATACTTTTGCGACGTCTTATTCAAGATGGAGAGGTTGTAAATACGATTGCGCCTACTTTGTGGGTGAGTGATTTGGTTCCGATCGATATTCGTAAGCGCGCCCTTATAGAGATGCTTGAACATTGGTGCGATGACGGCTGGGGGACCGATAAAGGAGCCGATGGCGTTCTGCAATTCATCAAGAACCACCCCCAATGGCTGAGCGAGATTCGCGAACTCCAAATAATAGAGTTGCGAACAATAGCTCGATACAAGTTAATGAAGGGAAGGCTTGATACAGGAGAGCAAAATATTTTTTCTAATATCGAAAATCTATTTCTACACAAGTCAAGCTCTGGGGTATTTGTAGACGCGATTCTGGCAGCGCAGTTGAAGGATTGGCTTGGGGATACAAAAAGTGCTTTGGAAATTCTTTCTGATTTCCTTCGTGATGTGCCAGATGATTTTAACGGTATTAGAGCAATGGCTACAATTCAATTGCACAATAAATATTTTTCTGAAGCTATGAAGTATGCAAAATCATTGGTTAAGCTTGCCCCTTGGCGAGCTGAAAGCTATGACTGCTTAGCTTTCGTCGCTGAAAAAGCAGGGGATGCGAATTACGCAAAACAAGCCAAGATCGAAGGCGATAGAGTTTTTGCGTCAGAAAAACAGCTATATGATGAAGCAAAAGCATATCTGGATCGCTGA
- a CDS encoding hydrolase or metal-binding protein: protein MIKGLAITPPLLGRISIGRVVEKNGKRLPEKDDQFTITTQVQNKDGWIVHPLDEALRKETDNGKLRSIPIRLLFDDPDLNLRAEYSLFDRQNGRPLCVGNGEQCKRVCNGAMQTLPCPSPESCELAKAGCKPYGRLNVRIGDEDELGSFIFRTTGFNSIRTLAARLRYFHAVSGGLLACMPLALKLRGKSTTQSYRAAIFYADITVRDGMTLETAIAQARETHAQRQAVGFDQQELDQAARFGFQNAAFETNEEEVPEILEEFYPETDNHSEQAVDTAPITSAKGRPSLKEKLDDRIANQNRDAVLVDGVA, encoded by the coding sequence ATGATTAAAGGTCTCGCTATTACCCCGCCCTTGTTGGGGCGTATTTCCATCGGGCGCGTTGTTGAAAAGAACGGCAAACGCCTGCCAGAAAAAGATGATCAATTCACCATCACCACACAAGTGCAAAACAAAGATGGCTGGATTGTGCATCCGCTCGATGAAGCGCTGCGCAAAGAAACCGATAACGGAAAATTGCGCAGTATTCCCATTAGATTATTGTTCGATGATCCTGATCTCAATTTACGCGCGGAATACAGTTTGTTTGATCGTCAAAACGGTAGACCGCTGTGCGTGGGCAACGGTGAGCAATGCAAACGCGTGTGTAACGGCGCTATGCAAACTTTGCCGTGTCCATCGCCGGAAAGTTGTGAATTGGCAAAAGCTGGTTGCAAACCTTACGGACGCTTGAATGTGCGAATTGGTGATGAAGATGAACTGGGTTCGTTCATTTTTCGCACCACGGGTTTTAACAGCATACGCACATTGGCGGCACGCTTGCGTTATTTTCATGCGGTCTCCGGTGGATTACTCGCGTGCATGCCGTTGGCATTAAAACTGCGCGGCAAAAGCACCACGCAAAGTTATCGCGCTGCTATTTTCTATGCAGACATCACGGTGCGCGATGGCATGACATTGGAAACAGCGATTGCCCAAGCGCGAGAAACGCACGCACAACGCCAAGCCGTAGGGTTTGATCAACAAGAGCTCGATCAAGCAGCGCGCTTCGGTTTTCAAAATGCTGCGTTTGAAACCAACGAAGAAGAAGTGCCAGAAATTCTGGAAGAGTTTTATCCAGAAACAGACAACCATTCAGAGCAGGCAGTGGATACTGCTCCAATCACCTCGGCCAAGGGAAGGCCGAGTTTGAAGGAAAAGCTGGATGATCGAATAGCGAATCAAAATAGGGATGCGGTTCTAGTGGATGGTGTTGCGTAA
- a CDS encoding Y-family DNA polymerase, with product MNTPVFALVDGNSFYASCEKVFRPDLRDKPVVVLSNNDGCVVARSAEAKALGIPMGAPLFQIRKEIHKHGIAVFSSNYELYADMSARMMATIATLVPRIEVYSIDECFADLSGLPNRTALGHEIRNRIFQWIRIPTCVGIGSSKVLAKLANHVAKKNKDWNGVCNFADLSSTQLDAILESVTVRDIWGIGSKLSVQLHSMGITTARQLRDANQSIIRQRFGVVVERIGRELAGYSCLDITEVNEPNQQIIRSRSFGQLITEKHALQAAISTHISSAAEALREQNTRAAILTVFIHTNRFREQDAQYVGSKTVSLPSPTSDTLVLNNLAMHLLDQTYKSGYLYKKAGVMLSGIESVKHQQADLFARQSSPAREQLMAAMDNLNEKYGRGTVQVASAIQNEDWRMCRERLSPAYTTQPGAWIVK from the coding sequence ATGAATACGCCCGTCTTTGCTCTCGTGGATGGCAATTCGTTTTACGCCAGCTGCGAAAAGGTTTTTCGACCTGATTTGCGTGACAAGCCCGTGGTTGTACTCTCGAACAATGACGGCTGTGTAGTAGCGCGTTCTGCCGAAGCCAAGGCGCTCGGCATTCCAATGGGTGCGCCGCTGTTTCAAATCCGTAAGGAAATCCACAAACACGGCATTGCAGTGTTCAGCTCTAACTATGAACTCTATGCCGATATGTCGGCACGCATGATGGCAACCATTGCCACATTGGTGCCACGCATTGAGGTGTACAGCATTGATGAATGTTTTGCTGATTTGAGCGGTTTACCCAACCGCACTGCACTGGGCCATGAAATTCGCAACCGAATCTTTCAATGGATTCGCATTCCCACGTGCGTTGGCATTGGCTCAAGCAAAGTGTTAGCAAAACTCGCCAACCATGTCGCGAAAAAAAATAAAGATTGGAATGGCGTATGCAACTTTGCAGATTTGTCATCGACCCAGTTGGACGCCATTCTAGAGTCTGTAACAGTGCGTGATATTTGGGGCATAGGCAGCAAATTGTCGGTGCAATTGCACAGCATGGGTATCACCACCGCGCGCCAATTGCGCGATGCAAATCAAAGCATAATCCGCCAACGCTTTGGTGTTGTTGTTGAACGCATTGGCCGTGAATTGGCTGGCTACAGTTGTCTAGACATTACGGAAGTCAACGAACCCAATCAACAAATCATTCGCTCGCGCTCTTTTGGTCAACTGATAACGGAAAAACATGCTTTACAAGCGGCTATCTCTACACATATCAGTAGCGCCGCTGAAGCACTACGCGAACAAAACACGCGCGCGGCCATACTCACCGTTTTTATTCACACCAATCGTTTTCGCGAACAAGACGCGCAATATGTCGGCAGCAAAACCGTTTCACTGCCCTCACCCACTTCAGACACGCTGGTTCTAAACAATCTCGCTATGCACTTACTTGATCAAACTTACAAGTCTGGTTATTTGTACAAGAAAGCTGGCGTTATGTTGTCGGGGATTGAATCAGTTAAACATCAACAAGCCGATTTATTTGCACGACAAAGCAGTCCAGCAAGAGAACAACTCATGGCAGCGATGGACAACCTAAACGAAAAATATGGCAGAGGCACCGTACAGGTAGCCTCCGCCATACAAAATGAAGATTGGAGGATGTGTCGGGAGAGATTGTCGCCTGCTTACACTACTCAGCCGGGTGCTTGGATCGTAAAGTAG
- the umuD gene encoding translesion error-prone DNA polymerase V autoproteolytic subunit has product MLQPALFPAPKCFTPLYADPVQAGFPSPAQGYEQQAIDLNELMVSNPPATFFVRAKGDSMVDAGIREGDLLVVDFSRQPKHGDIVIARLDDGFTVKRLYQRRQAVRLCAENKAAQYPPIEPQEGQTLEVLGVVRFAVHSF; this is encoded by the coding sequence ATGCTCCAGCCCGCCCTATTCCCTGCTCCCAAATGCTTCACCCCACTCTATGCCGATCCGGTACAGGCTGGCTTTCCTTCGCCAGCTCAGGGCTACGAGCAGCAAGCCATCGACCTGAACGAACTGATGGTCAGTAACCCGCCGGCGACTTTCTTCGTGCGAGCCAAGGGGGATTCCATGGTGGATGCCGGTATTCGCGAAGGTGATTTGCTGGTGGTGGATTTCTCACGCCAGCCTAAGCACGGGGATATCGTCATCGCTCGGCTAGATGACGGCTTTACTGTGAAGCGGCTCTATCAGCGCCGCCAAGCAGTTCGCCTCTGCGCCGAGAACAAGGCCGCACAGTACCCGCCTATCGAGCCGCAGGAAGGTCAGACGCTGGAAGTGTTGGGTGTAGTGCGTTTTGCCGTACACAGCTTTTGA